From the genome of Rosettibacter firmus, one region includes:
- a CDS encoding PP2C family protein-serine/threonine phosphatase, which translates to MYKVDIALKSIKGKRANNQDYCIAKKLSKGVYFFAVADGMGGTVGGKIASKLVIENAIQVLNEELYNNPTLKDLKLVLERIFLTSQKAIAKKINTTPSLMGMGTTLTCILIYGNKFVWGNIGDSRIYLFRENNFSQITVDHTFVNNNKNDPALFNTQLYKNFLQRALDGGNDQPDIFPLNEDYEILEDGDIFLLCSDGLVINKSLNTTQIKEQLENAPTLKKACNYLVKYALDNNSNDNISVILVGIGNYKTKIGKNKKNRFYLIIKDKKNISNLLTILIFLSTILLIVYLTSFNTSVESEPQKSNKKIRIDTLVEKPISNNSISYNYNVDWDKFYNNQLPNLNLTEENLLKKNYSFSDTKIERNKKIHNRSSKKEKLDLKSINIKPLEKTNTFEQIKPNKLLTYGNEKSNTSMEDLQSFDNDSEFKTILQKLDNLINSKNKKKSEQLLFESIEKYRKEYDSTSDQNIRINIVNKIKILQNKAKEIRSLR; encoded by the coding sequence ATGTATAAAGTAGATATAGCATTAAAAAGTATAAAGGGGAAAAGAGCAAATAACCAAGATTATTGTATTGCAAAAAAATTAAGTAAAGGTGTTTACTTTTTTGCAGTTGCCGATGGAATGGGAGGAACCGTTGGCGGTAAAATTGCAAGCAAATTGGTGATCGAAAATGCAATCCAAGTCCTAAATGAAGAATTATATAATAATCCAACATTGAAAGACTTAAAACTTGTATTAGAACGAATATTTTTAACCTCTCAAAAAGCTATAGCAAAAAAAATAAATACCACACCATCTTTAATGGGAATGGGTACTACATTAACCTGCATTTTAATTTATGGAAACAAATTTGTTTGGGGAAATATCGGAGATAGTAGAATTTATTTATTCCGTGAAAATAATTTTTCTCAAATAACAGTGGACCATACTTTTGTTAATAATAATAAAAATGACCCTGCATTATTTAATACCCAATTATATAAAAATTTTCTTCAAAGAGCTTTAGATGGCGGTAATGATCAACCGGATATTTTCCCATTAAATGAAGATTATGAAATACTTGAAGATGGTGATATTTTTTTGCTTTGTTCAGATGGATTGGTCATAAATAAATCTTTGAATACTACTCAAATTAAAGAACAGCTTGAAAATGCTCCTACATTAAAAAAAGCATGTAATTATTTAGTAAAATATGCTTTAGATAATAATTCAAACGATAATATATCTGTAATATTAGTTGGTATAGGAAATTACAAAACTAAAATTGGAAAGAATAAAAAAAATAGATTTTATTTAATAATTAAAGACAAAAAAAATATATCAAACTTATTAACAATTCTAATATTTTTATCAACTATACTTCTTATTGTTTATTTAACTTCTTTCAACACCTCAGTAGAAAGTGAACCTCAAAAATCTAATAAAAAAATAAGAATTGATACTTTAGTTGAAAAACCAATCTCAAATAATAGTATCTCGTACAACTACAATGTAGATTGGGATAAGTTTTACAATAATCAATTACCAAATCTAAACTTAACAGAAGAAAATTTATTAAAGAAAAATTATTCATTTTCAGATACAAAAATAGAACGCAATAAAAAAATCCATAATCGTTCAAGCAAAAAAGAAAAACTCGATTTAAAAAGTATTAACATTAAGCCACTGGAAAAAACTAATACTTTTGAACAAATAAAACCCAATAAATTACTTACTTATGGAAATGAAAAAAGCAATACTTCAATGGAAGATTTGCAATCTTTTGACAACGATAGTGAATTTAAAACTATCCTGCAGAAACTTGATAATTTAATTAATTCGAAGAATAAGAAAAAATCTGAACAACTTTTGTTTGAATCCATAGAAAAATATCGTAAGGAATATGACTCAACTTCTGATCAAAATATAAGAATCAATATTGTAAACAAAATAAAAATTCTACAAAATAAAGCAAAAGAAATTAGAAGCCTCAGATGA
- a CDS encoding serine/threonine-protein kinase codes for MIGFGKKTKRCPYCSELILETAIKCRYCGSYLGNDNLHFEPFTFISLALSSKFKIINEIGHGGTATVYKAIDYKREQNVALKIIQPHLLNDKELVDRFHREAQICSTLNHYNIIKVYDEGIENGIHYMEMELLEGYDLHKKIKNEGPLTINEFYKIFLPIADALSYIHSKGLIHRDIKSSNIFITKENRTVLMDFGIAFSNNYGQLTMPGFLLGTPEFMSPEQAEGKEIDSSSDIYSLGVVMYYSLSGKLPYFSDNPVATISKIINEDYIPLRNINPDIPEYIEKIIDKCLIKDKKDRLQSSNDLISLLKTHNIYSNFPVEYDSEKTIKINLQDIENYKISNVQQKNSKYSSTVTNEITAEDKKLKNIQRFLLVSIGIIIFSMITLQMLNDKPYKNIEEELPLNNKYGQNNNSIYNYEKSYIDSSIKTEVPKSNPKPTYDTVTTTSNVQLSQDNLSKNTIVPDLIGMDIESAKSVLKTNKLNIGTIDKIPNPTKLNIVLRQIPKADSKVKEGTRINLIIGGE; via the coding sequence ATGATTGGATTTGGGAAAAAAACAAAAAGATGTCCATATTGCTCGGAATTAATACTGGAGACAGCCATAAAATGTCGTTATTGTGGAAGCTATTTAGGTAATGATAACTTACATTTTGAACCCTTCACATTTATTAGTTTAGCTTTATCATCAAAGTTCAAAATTATAAATGAAATAGGGCATGGTGGGACAGCAACAGTATATAAAGCTATTGATTACAAAAGAGAACAAAATGTAGCTCTTAAAATTATACAACCTCATTTACTAAACGATAAAGAATTAGTTGATAGATTTCATAGAGAAGCACAAATATGCTCTACACTAAATCATTATAATATTATAAAAGTCTACGATGAAGGTATTGAGAATGGGATTCATTATATGGAAATGGAACTCTTGGAAGGATATGACTTACACAAGAAAATAAAAAATGAGGGACCTCTAACTATAAACGAATTCTATAAAATATTTCTTCCCATTGCAGATGCTTTAAGTTATATACATAGTAAAGGATTAATACATAGAGATATTAAAAGCAGCAACATTTTTATTACAAAAGAAAATAGAACGGTGTTAATGGATTTTGGAATTGCATTTTCTAACAATTATGGACAACTAACAATGCCAGGTTTTTTATTAGGAACTCCAGAGTTTATGAGTCCAGAACAAGCTGAAGGAAAAGAAATAGACTCGAGCAGCGATATATATTCATTGGGCGTTGTAATGTATTATTCTCTTTCAGGAAAATTACCCTATTTTTCTGATAACCCTGTAGCTACTATTTCTAAAATTATAAATGAGGATTATATCCCATTAAGAAATATAAATCCAGATATACCAGAATATATAGAAAAAATTATAGATAAATGTCTTATAAAAGATAAAAAAGATAGACTCCAGTCTAGTAACGATTTAATATCTTTACTTAAAACACACAATATATATAGTAATTTTCCGGTAGAGTACGATAGTGAAAAAACAATAAAAATTAACCTTCAAGACATTGAGAATTATAAAATCTCCAATGTTCAACAAAAAAATTCTAAATATAGTTCTACTGTAACAAATGAAATTACTGCAGAAGATAAAAAATTAAAAAATATTCAAAGATTTTTATTGGTTTCAATAGGAATAATTATTTTTTCAATGATTACACTACAGATGCTTAATGATAAACCTTATAAAAATATTGAAGAAGAATTACCATTAAATAATAAATACGGGCAAAATAATAATTCTATATACAATTACGAAAAGAGTTATATTGATTCTTCTATAAAGACTGAAGTCCCCAAATCGAATCCCAAGCCAACTTACGATACTGTTACTACTACTTCTAATGTTCAGTTATCACAAGATAATTTATCAAAAAATACTATAGTGCCAGATTTAATAGGAATGGATATAGAATCTGCTAAAAGTGTTCTTAAAACAAACAAACTTAATATTGGTACGATTGATAAAATTCCAAATCCTACAAAACTTAATATTGTTCTAAGACAAATTCCAAAAGCTGATAGCAAAGTAAAAGAAGGGACTCGGATAAATTTAATTATTGGAGGTGAATAG